From a single Bacillus pumilus genomic region:
- a CDS encoding nuclear transport factor 2 family protein — MEVLDTYFRRYDEAGKGQKQMEELLALFSDDVMIVLNGAEKPGIQAFTQFLNTFFHVHEDIKHMWDGWNKREDGKYETNWAVCGKLSDGRVYTAEGIDIAELDDQGKIVYLENVPKNPELFQRY, encoded by the coding sequence ATGGAAGTACTCGATACGTATTTTCGCCGATACGATGAAGCGGGAAAAGGGCAGAAGCAAATGGAAGAATTGCTGGCATTGTTTTCTGACGATGTCATGATTGTCTTAAATGGCGCCGAGAAGCCTGGTATCCAAGCGTTTACACAGTTTTTAAACACATTTTTCCACGTGCATGAAGACATCAAGCATATGTGGGATGGCTGGAATAAAAGAGAAGACGGAAAGTATGAAACAAACTGGGCTGTTTGCGGGAAACTTTCGGATGGCCGTGTCTATACAGCAGAAGGAATTGATATTGCAGAACTGGACGACCAAGGAAAGATCGTTTATTTAGAAAACGTTCCGAAAAATCCAGAGTTATTTCAACGATATTAA
- the thiE gene encoding thiamine phosphate synthase, whose protein sequence is MTKADQQQIKQQLSVYFIMGTANTSRQPLDVVKEAIQGGITMFQFREKGDGALQGEEKKQLSRQLQVLCQEASVPFIVNDDVQLAMDLDADGVHVGQEDTNARDVRRKIGNKILGVSTHNLDEVKQAMKDGADYVGMGPVYPSETKKDTRSVQGVSLITEVRRHGLLIPIVGIGGITYDNAAPIIRSGADGISIISAISQSSEPKKAAEALKALVDSEKASL, encoded by the coding sequence ATGACAAAGGCTGATCAACAGCAAATCAAACAGCAATTATCGGTTTATTTTATTATGGGAACAGCGAATACCAGCAGGCAGCCGCTTGATGTCGTAAAGGAAGCCATTCAAGGCGGGATTACCATGTTCCAATTCCGTGAAAAGGGTGATGGAGCTCTGCAGGGGGAAGAAAAGAAACAATTGTCTCGTCAGCTTCAAGTGCTTTGCCAAGAAGCCAGTGTTCCTTTTATTGTGAATGATGATGTACAGTTAGCGATGGATCTTGATGCAGACGGCGTTCATGTTGGACAGGAAGATACAAATGCACGCGACGTCAGACGAAAAATCGGGAATAAAATATTAGGCGTGTCTACGCATAACCTAGATGAAGTGAAACAAGCCATGAAGGACGGCGCAGATTATGTCGGGATGGGTCCTGTTTATCCATCAGAAACAAAAAAAGATACACGCAGTGTTCAAGGGGTGTCTTTGATCACTGAAGTACGTCGTCATGGTCTTCTTATTCCGATTGTGGGCATCGGGGGGATCACATACGACAATGCTGCGCCAATCATCCGATCAGGGGCAGATGGTATTAGCATCATTAGCGCCATTAGCCAGAGTAGTGAACCGAAAAAAGCAGCAGAAGCCTTGAAAGCACTTGTTGACTCAGAAAAGGCATCTCTTTAG